The DNA window AGTATTTGCACTAACTTCTtggttaacctcgcgggctctagttaccgtaccatgtacaaactggcctcacggtactatatacataagtTAGTGTAACTATCCATATctccggcatctggtgccgtgagcAAAACACATcatacgtagcctacaaaaaaataaacatagacaacaagtaaaatataaaattcaaaatatactGCTGTCAAGGCTACGACTATGTCGaaacaggaccactactgcagcactacggaAGTCACAGAAGtatacatatacagctgactttcGGATCCCAaaaactggcttctagctaggtccagacactaagcacctgaaagacatcaaaagtgaggtatttggaaaaatactgagtgagcttgcattttactaacagtattattataaaaacataacatcgcatttaaagaaaacaataatataaaataatatgtataaacatgtatttgattcgtttgaaactaatatcctagcatgcgacacaacttaCGAAtgttcaaatcatactgatccaaatggtccgacccgggagtgttcacactctacctcgtcgatcgcgacctatctcttaatcccaaagtgtgagtccaactcactagatacggggactccaggttacatcgtaaccgagtactcactcgtatcagattcattgtccaacttcgaaattcatattcatattcatatcatatcatatcatatcatatgcaaacacactagactgactcgatactggtgatcacacaacctattgacacccaataggtagctagtttcttcggatcgcatactagttcttcatatatatacttgatagaaacatataacatttgatcaaatcatatataatgcgatgtgtATAacaatacatgtatatataaaatagctttaatatataatacgcgaaagtaaagtgcaactcactgttACCGTTATCCACTCTATAATGAAGCCGATATGATGATGTGCTCGTACTAATCCACTTCTGCTGACCCCACTGCTCGCTGATGTGTCTGATATAACGTTTAACAATTAGACGtggatttcatgtttatatgtataatacttttaagttccaAGTTTAAGTTGATTGGATTCCATTTCTAGTTTGCTCGTaaactcgatgatccttagtcgtacttacgacttaaCGAATGCTACTCCTCGTATTCGaaaattatataactttcttaaccgaattcttacttatcatattaacattaatttctataatgttttatgTCCATTTCAATacatttgactgagtttcaTACCCAAATCAAGGTATTGGATGCCATTTTTCGCTCATggaagtcccccggagatcggcgtcgaagtagggcacgacgtgcccttcaatggtacacgtcgtgcacccttgtggcgcacatcgcgcaccagcacgacatgctgaagtgcagcacgtcgtgcaccaaTCGGGTGCGACGTTTTCCGGCGTCTCCGGACCATTTCCGGAGCTCCAAAACTCCCAAAACTCATACCAATTCATACCCAATTCGTTTAAACACATTATACACACTTTTTCACTTCGAAATCAACCATAAACGcctcaaaacgtcgaattcaatatAATTACGATATAACGATAAAACAGCCCCTTAATCTTCATTTTTCGTGGTAAAAACGTGTAACTCaccttgttttgatgcttgggagagatagaggcttgaattccgaagagatcgacacgaaaatcgtccgaaacgaaCGCCGAACAGCGAAACGGCGAAGAAACGAAATCGATCGATAAGAAATGAACCCTCTGGATGCTTCTCTCCCTTTTGCTTCTTCTGATTCATATTCTTcctttatatatattgtttggATAAAATCTCTTTTTCatccttgttttctttctttattataaattaactattaaacttttcttttgttcagtTTAGTccataattaattcaattaatccTTCAATTAActcatatacgtattatttatatccaataaataatacgaaccccaatattaatatttttccgtcaaaacttataaatttccatttttgagacgtagtggctaaattaccactttagtccctgagctccattttttgacttttcttgacatttttccttttaattccaatttcaACTTTCCAGCtaagatataatattaaatacctCGTTGTTAACTTctcgaaaccgacctacttgaattttatttatcttgATTTCTCGAAAATCTTTCCGACATCGCCGCTCTGGCgagtcaaaactggacacgtggtccaattagctaattaaatattttggggtattacaactaTAAATAGTGATATCGCATACATCGCATATTATATGATTGAATTGTATTGTATATcgtatgtttgattgttttaaatTGGTGTGTGATCCGAGGGAACAATTACCTATTGcctgtcaataggctgtgtgatcaccagtgtcagTAAGTCTTAGCAAGTAGAACTAGACTAACTTATTGTGATTGCGATACGAGGTCagcttggttgaactatcccgcagCATGTATCTAGTGAGTCGCCTTggttgaattatcccgggactccGCTGTATCGTTGGACTTGAGATGGTATGAGGCAtaatggttgaactatctcgatGCCCGACCAGATGGTGGTtgacatggttgaactatcccgtaaCCTCCATCCATATAAAAAGATTGTATTCACTACGAATACTAGGATTTGTCTAGTTTAAGATTATTGAcgagattagggtttcgatcggattaaatgcttggcttacaTTGTATATCgtataaataattgttttaaatgcgatgctattttaataataccgttagtaatttgtaaactcactcagcatagcCTGACCcgttgtttttaaacatttaggtGCTTAGTGTTTGGACTTGGCTAGAGTCCATCTTTTTGGATCCGGAAGTCGGCAGAAGCATGTATAGTTCCTGACTTCTGTAGAGCTGCAATAGTAGTCCAGAGTCGACAGAGTAGTAGTCTTGACAGCAGTGCATTtggtttattgttttatttgatgtcCCTGTGATtatctttttgtaggctacgtttgtgtgttttgttcacggcaccaaATGCCGGTTATATGTTTACGAAACACTAGTATGTATGTAGTAccgtgaggccagttcgtaATAGTATGGAAACTAGAGCCCATGTGTTTGTCAGAATAactagtgtaaatatttgtatatatgcTATATGTTTGCTTCCGTGTGTTTATTGTTATTGCGAAAAAGTTTttatggttttaggcttgctacgggttttggagttaccactcccattccctagcgccggttttgactcaataatttgggtcgtgacagctacCGACCCAACCTACTCGCTGCCGGCGGCGGCGGTTGTCTACCAGCCCTGAATCTGTTCTTGGAAGAACAGATTCACATCTGTTCAAGaacatatttgaatttgttcttGACGAACTGATGGGTCATCTTATGCCTGAGAAGACGACCCAGCTAGTCGTCTTCTCGCCTGAAGATGATGACCGAAAAATTTTCCGATCATCTTCAAATCGGAAAAGATgtccggaaaattttccggggTTAATGACCATTGTATATTTCATTGGCTAATTATTTCTCAAATTACccccaaaaaataataaattctcATTTAGTACCTTccagaccgcggaactgttccgcggtttgtgtaaaccgcggaactgttccgcggtctgGCTTACGTGGCTCCTCGCTGGCCAGTCAGGGAGGAGCCACATGGGCAAAGCAAACCGCGGAACacttacgcggtttgctttgtccaacgtggcaaaccgcggaagtgttccgcggtttaCCCCAAGCCGCttaagtgttccgcggtctgcatggcacaaatgaaaaaaaaaagcttaatcggggactaatttaaaaaattttcttaattttataaataaatatgtcaTTAATccaattttccggcggtggttggATCGGTTGTTGAGTTAATCAAATGGTTTACATTAGATTTAGTTTGTTTagtttttttctaaattaaattaggcgTATTTTGGATGTttggaatttttaaaatattttgctaaCGTGGCGTGGTCAGTTTGGAGTGTGGGATAATTTAATGAGTTGGTTGCACTATCCGATCCTTTACCCCATGTCTGTCTGTGTATGTAGTGCTAGTGCGTATTATCTATCGGGTAAGTGACACTACAACTCTCTGCTTTCCATTAACACGAAACTTCCCAAATACAATAATTCTTGCTTTTCGCTAAAAAGCCTTTTCACTTtgctaaaaaaatattgaaaagaaAGGCATCAGATCCACAAATCTCTCCTGCTTTTGAAATTCAATCATTTCAAGAATCTCGCATTTCTTATAAAGAAGATGAATTCGCTCACTCCTCTGCGTCTAGGTATCGCTCCTCTCTTTCAATCATCATTCTTAAATTGCTGCTGATTTCTTTGAATAAATTCTGTATTTCTGGAAGCAACTAAGTTTTGCCGCCATTTGGTTTTGACTCTTCTGCCCAAATTTTGGTTTGACTCTGTGCTTAGCTGATAAGGCCCGTCTCTATTAAAGCGGTGGTGGTGTGAACAAAGATGAATCTTTAATAAGGCGGTTACGTTTCTTAACCCCATTACTACTTTGATTAGGTCATTCTTGTTTTGGCCAGCAACCAACATTTTTAACAACTTGCCTTGTTTCTTCCTTTTCATATTACATGTATATATTTACTCATGTATTTCAACTCCATGCTTCTTGTTTTTCAGTtctcatattttataatttggttTTCAACAAATAAATAGTGAATTTGTGTTCTTGTTTGAGGAGAGAGTTTTACAAAAGGTGATTGCGAAATTTTTGTAGATTAGTGAAGTTGATGGGGCTCAATAGTTCAAAGGATAGGAGTTTGAGCTCTAATTCTTCCCTGCGTTCAACTTCTTCTTCGTCATGGGATTCACAGCACCCCTACGCTCAGCCTTACTATACCCAAGATAGTTACAACTACAGCTATCCACCTCCGCAGCAGCAGCCCTACCCGGTTGAACACTCGTATGCGCCGTCACAGCAGCAGCCATACCCGGTTGAACAGTCTTATGCGCCGGCACAGCAGCACCACTCTAGTGGTGAAAGAAGGCAGCTTGATAGGAGGTATTCAAGAATTGCTGATGATTATAAATCTTTGGACCAGGTAATTTACATGCGTTCTTCGTTTTAAATTTAACGCTTAATAAGGTGGTGACGGGTGAATAAAGATGTATATATATGATTTCTGAGGTTTTAGTGGATTACTAGTAATGTTTTGAAATCAGTTCCATGTACAGAATTAGAACCGAACAATAGTAAAGTTTCCTTAACTGATGTGAATTTTCGCCTGTCTTTGACTCGGAAGTCGGAACTAAAGCAATTTGTTGTGCTACTGTGTCTTATTTGCTTGGATTTTATTGACAGTGAAGTTGCCTGTTGGCGCTTCTTTCTTGTAAAGGACATATTTACATGGGGGTATCTTGGGTTTGTCTTTCAAAAATATGCTGTTTGCTAGTGGTACTAGATTTCATGCACATGTATGTACGAACAGTTTAAAACATCCAAAATCTCGAGATAATCTAAACTATCATCAACTTTGCAGGTGACGGAAGCTCTTGCACGTGCTGGTCTCGAGTCCTCTAATCTTATTGTTGGTATTGATTTCACAAAGAGCAATGAGTGGACaggttaaaatttattttctttacagACGATGTATCTTATGGGCTTTCTTTTGCGGAGCATACTTCTAAATGTGATTTGTTTATAGGTGCAAAGTCATATAATAGACGGAGCCTGCACCACATTGGAGATGGTTTGAATCCTTATGAGCAAGCGATTTCCATTATCGGGAAAACTTTAGCTGCTTTTGATGAGGATAACTTGATTCCCTGTTATGGATTTGGAGATGGTATGTCCATATAAATTGCTTAGTATCTTTATCTAAATTCTGTACCATACTAACATGTGCAGTGACTGGTGTAACTTCTTTTGTTGGCAGCATCCACACATGATCAGGATGTCTTCAGCTTCTACCCAGATGATAGATTTTGTAATGGATTTGAAGAAGTCTTAAGTCGCTATAGAGAAATTGTGCCCAATCTACGACTTGCAGGTTCATCTCAAAGAtcattcaaatttaatttctcaTTTTAAAGTATGAATTTAGGCTGTCAATAGCTTTTGCAACttgtatttataatttatcatcATTTTTGGCAGGGCCAACGTCCTTTGCACCTGTCATTGAAATGGCATGTAGCATTGTTGAGCAGACTGGTGGCCAGTACcatgttttattaataattgCAGATGGGCAGGTATGGTGTCATGTTGTAATGGAATCTTTGGTTAGATACAAATAGAGTTGATGTTGACATGATTCATGAACATAACATGAAGaacaaaatgttaaaaatgtgCTATTTTTTTGAAGTATGTACTGTTGCTATAGATGGTATACCTAGGAATGATAAGtttacattttttttggtaTCTGAGTAACTGTATTTACCACGGTTTAATGAATCTGTGATTGTATCAGGTCACCAGAAGTGTTAATACAGAGAGTGGCCAGCTAAGTACTCAGGAGCAGAAGACAGTTGAAGCCATTGTAAAGGCTAGGTAATATCTgagttattttttttctcttagtTCCCCACGTCCTCTCTCTCggcttatttttcatttttatacatTGTTGTTTTTCCCTCAGCAAGCTTCCCTTATCGATAGTATTAGTTGGGGTTGGAGATGGACCATGGGACACCATGAAAGAGTTTGATGATAACATACCTGCTCGAGAGTTTGATAACTTCCAGGTGACTGTTCTATGTCATTTCTTTTTACTGGCTTTCTcatatgtttttattaatatcCTTTTCAATGAGATTTTTGTTTCCCATCTCCATATGCAGTTTGTGAATTTTACAGAAATTATGTCAAAGCGGACGGACACAGCCCGTAAGGAAACAGAATTTGCTCTTGCTGCTCTGATGGAAATTCCTTCACAGTATAAGGCAACAATAGAGCATAATTTATTAGGGTAAGAAACTCGTGTTATTGTGGTTCATTATTATCAAGATTTCCATCCCTTGCACTGACACAATCTGTGTCTTAATTTGGCAGTCGTCGCAGAGGGAATGTTCCTGAGAGGGTTTCACTTCCGCCACCATTATATGGTTTCAACAGCTCGAAACATTCCCATTCCAGTAGCTTTAAGCCAAGTGTGCCTTCTTATCCAGTTGTCAGTGCACCCGCCAGTTCAGCTCCAACGAGTTCAGTTCCAACCGCTCCAACATCAGTTGACGATAATCAGGTGAGTGTTTTGGAATGTTGGAAATGCTGTTTAAACAAAGTTCATTATTCGAGTATACTCCAACTGAGTTTTGTGGGGATGGTGCAGCTTTGTCCAATTTGCCTCAGTAATACGAAAGATATGGCCTTTAACTGTGGGCATCAGACATGCTGTGAATGCGGAGAAAGCCTGGAGACATGTCCGATATGTAGGAGTTCAATTCAGATGAGAATAAAGCTCTACTAATGTAACCGGATTTTCAAATTTCTCTGTG is part of the Mercurialis annua linkage group LG3, ddMerAnnu1.2, whole genome shotgun sequence genome and encodes:
- the LOC126674582 gene encoding E3 ubiquitin-protein ligase RGLG2-like, whose amino-acid sequence is MGLNSSKDRSLSSNSSLRSTSSSSWDSQHPYAQPYYTQDSYNYSYPPPQQQPYPVEHSYAPSQQQPYPVEQSYAPAQQHHSSGERRQLDRRYSRIADDYKSLDQVTEALARAGLESSNLIVGIDFTKSNEWTGAKSYNRRSLHHIGDGLNPYEQAISIIGKTLAAFDEDNLIPCYGFGDASTHDQDVFSFYPDDRFCNGFEEVLSRYREIVPNLRLAGPTSFAPVIEMACSIVEQTGGQYHVLLIIADGQVTRSVNTESGQLSTQEQKTVEAIVKASKLPLSIVLVGVGDGPWDTMKEFDDNIPAREFDNFQFVNFTEIMSKRTDTARKETEFALAALMEIPSQYKATIEHNLLGRRRGNVPERVSLPPPLYGFNSSKHSHSSSFKPSVPSYPVVSAPASSAPTSSVPTAPTSVDDNQLCPICLSNTKDMAFNCGHQTCCECGESLETCPICRSSIQMRIKLY